One genomic segment of Catalinimonas alkaloidigena includes these proteins:
- a CDS encoding DMT family transporter — MIFSRGVWYMIVSVFFFSCMGLMVKLVPHIPSTQVVFFRSIISLVLSFLMLKRQNVSVWGNNRKYLLLRGMSGAVALILFYETLQHIPLASAVTIGFLAPIFTTLLGVFIIREGVYPLQWLFFLAAFGGVVMVQGFDNRITPFYFIIGIIATFFSGLAQNFIRKLNTNEHPLVIIFYFPLITTPITGIYSLFHWESPQAWDWAILIAIGLFTQFAQFFMTKSIQLEELSKVSIIRYLGIIYALAFGYIFFDETYNIYAYGGMAVAVLGVILNLWYKQNKLKKSVIAERLAKAKQ; from the coding sequence ATGATTTTTTCCAGAGGAGTCTGGTACATGATCGTCTCCGTATTCTTCTTTTCCTGTATGGGGCTTATGGTCAAGCTTGTACCCCATATTCCTTCCACACAGGTAGTCTTCTTCCGCTCTATCATTTCTCTGGTGCTCAGCTTTCTGATGCTCAAGCGACAAAATGTTTCCGTTTGGGGAAATAACAGGAAATATTTACTGCTTAGGGGAATGAGCGGAGCGGTAGCGCTTATCCTGTTTTATGAAACCTTACAGCATATTCCGCTGGCTAGTGCGGTTACTATTGGTTTCCTGGCTCCTATCTTCACCACTTTGCTGGGAGTATTTATTATCCGGGAAGGAGTGTATCCTTTGCAGTGGCTGTTCTTTCTTGCAGCTTTTGGAGGAGTGGTTATGGTACAGGGTTTTGACAATAGAATCACTCCGTTTTACTTTATTATTGGGATTATTGCTACTTTTTTCTCCGGGCTTGCCCAAAACTTCATAAGGAAACTAAACACCAATGAGCATCCGCTGGTAATTATTTTCTACTTTCCTTTAATTACCACACCTATCACTGGCATCTACTCCCTTTTCCACTGGGAGTCCCCTCAGGCCTGGGATTGGGCTATCCTCATCGCTATTGGACTGTTCACACAGTTTGCGCAGTTTTTTATGACAAAATCTATCCAATTAGAAGAGCTTTCAAAGGTGAGTATCATCCGTTACCTGGGAATAATCTATGCCCTCGCCTTTGGATATATCTTTTTTGATGAAACTTATAACATATATGCATATGGAGGAATGGCTGTAGCTGTGCTGGGAGTAATTCTGAATCTATGGTATAAGCAAAATAAGCTAAAAAAGTCAGTCATAGCTGAAAGGCTGGCTAAAGCAAAACAGTAG
- a CDS encoding DUF4834 family protein — MLLKILVFFFFLYLIFRVVNFFFKVMRTVSGAKQQAKNFNRQHQNGYNASYGPKSRKYKQPSDGNVNIDYIPEEDKKNGKGPRNFKGGEYVDYEEIK; from the coding sequence ATGTTATTGAAAATCTTAGTATTCTTTTTCTTTCTATACTTAATCTTTAGGGTTGTAAATTTTTTCTTTAAAGTGATGCGTACTGTGTCTGGTGCGAAGCAGCAGGCAAAAAATTTTAATCGTCAGCATCAGAATGGTTATAATGCAAGTTATGGACCTAAATCACGCAAGTATAAGCAACCCTCTGATGGCAATGTAAACATTGACTACATTCCTGAAGAGGATAAGAAAAATGGTAAAGGTCCCCGCAACTTCAAAGGTGGTGAATATGTGGATTACGAGGAAATCAAATAG
- the carB gene encoding carbamoyl-phosphate synthase large subunit, whose translation MPRDHSIKSVLIIGSGPIIIGQACEFDYSGSQAARSLREEGIEVTLINSNPATIMTDPVTADNIYLRPLEKKYIIEILEKHKIDAVLPTMGGQTALNLAIDCEKAGIWKKYNTRLIGVDINAIETTEDREKFRLKMQELDVNVCEGNTATSFLQGKEIAQRIGFPLVIRPSYTLGGYGGGFVEKAEDFEKALTQGLHASPIHEVLIEQSILGWKEYEVELIRDNIGNIIIVCSIENFDPMGVHTGDSITVAPAMTLPDTVYQEMRDLAKKMINGIGQFAGGCNVQFAVNPEDDSIVGIEINPRVSRSSALASKATGYPIAKIAAKLAIGYNLDELKNQITGNTSAFFEPAIDYTIVKIPRWNFEKFVGADHRLGLQMKAVGEVMGIGRTFQEALQKACQSLEIKRNGLGADGKEETNQKVILEKLEHPTGDRLFRIYDAFKLGISFSTIQKLTKIDKWFLVQIEELIELEKEIEQYKLDTLPKALMMTAKQKGYADRQIAHLLRCLESEVHEKRKEMGIKRVYKLVDTCAAEFEANTPYYYSTFQEENESISSDRKKIVVLGSGPNRIGQGIEFDYSCVHGVLAAKECGYETIMINCNPETVSTDFDVADKLYFEPVFWEHIYDIIQHEKPEGVIVQLGGQTALKLAEKLERYGIKILGTSFEALDLAEDRGRFSKLLKENDIPYPRFGTITDAESALELSKDIGFPLLVRPSYVLGGQSMKIVINEKELEEHVVEILKDMPGNQILLDHFLEGAIEAEADAICDGEEAYIIGIMQHIEPAGIHSGDSYAVLPPYNLGDLIVRQIEVYTKKLALALGTVGLINIQFVIKDDQVYVIEANPRASRTVPFICKAYQEPYVNYATKLMLGENKVKDFTFNPVKKGYAIKEPVFSFNKFPNVNKELGPEMKSTGEAIYFIDDLMDDYFLKIYSERNLYLSR comes from the coding sequence ATGCCAAGAGATCATAGTATCAAATCAGTACTTATCATCGGAAGTGGACCTATCATTATCGGTCAGGCCTGCGAGTTTGATTATTCTGGCTCACAAGCAGCTCGTTCATTGAGAGAAGAAGGAATTGAAGTTACGCTAATTAACTCTAATCCTGCAACCATCATGACGGATCCTGTGACAGCTGATAATATATACCTGAGGCCACTGGAGAAAAAATACATCATTGAGATCCTCGAGAAGCATAAGATAGATGCGGTACTCCCAACTATGGGGGGACAAACTGCTCTCAATCTGGCTATTGACTGCGAAAAAGCAGGGATCTGGAAAAAGTATAACACTCGCCTGATCGGTGTGGATATCAATGCGATAGAGACTACTGAGGACAGAGAAAAATTTCGCCTCAAAATGCAGGAGCTGGATGTCAATGTATGTGAAGGTAACACAGCGACTTCATTTTTACAGGGCAAAGAGATCGCGCAGCGCATTGGTTTTCCTCTGGTTATTCGCCCTTCTTATACATTGGGAGGTTACGGAGGAGGCTTCGTAGAAAAAGCAGAGGATTTTGAAAAGGCCCTAACGCAGGGGCTACATGCTTCTCCTATTCACGAAGTACTGATAGAGCAAAGCATATTAGGTTGGAAAGAATATGAGGTGGAGCTGATACGTGATAACATTGGTAACATCATTATTGTATGTTCTATTGAGAACTTTGACCCGATGGGCGTACATACCGGAGATTCTATCACCGTGGCTCCAGCCATGACACTTCCCGACACCGTGTATCAGGAAATGCGCGATCTGGCTAAAAAAATGATTAATGGTATAGGCCAGTTTGCCGGGGGCTGTAACGTACAGTTTGCCGTTAACCCTGAAGATGACTCCATCGTAGGGATTGAAATTAACCCTCGTGTTTCTCGCTCCTCTGCATTGGCCTCGAAAGCTACCGGTTATCCTATAGCAAAGATAGCGGCCAAGCTGGCAATCGGTTATAACCTGGATGAACTGAAAAATCAGATTACCGGAAACACCTCAGCCTTCTTTGAACCGGCCATTGACTACACCATTGTAAAAATCCCACGCTGGAACTTCGAGAAATTCGTTGGGGCAGATCATCGCCTTGGTTTGCAGATGAAAGCCGTAGGTGAAGTGATGGGCATTGGGCGAACCTTTCAGGAAGCCCTTCAGAAGGCCTGTCAGTCACTGGAAATCAAACGCAATGGTCTGGGAGCGGATGGAAAAGAAGAAACTAATCAGAAAGTTATCCTGGAAAAACTGGAGCATCCTACCGGAGACCGCCTGTTTAGAATTTACGATGCGTTTAAGCTAGGTATTTCTTTTTCTACAATTCAGAAGCTTACCAAAATTGACAAATGGTTCTTGGTACAGATAGAGGAGTTGATAGAACTGGAGAAAGAAATAGAGCAGTATAAGCTGGATACTTTGCCCAAAGCCCTCATGATGACTGCCAAGCAGAAAGGGTATGCTGATCGCCAAATCGCTCACCTGCTGCGCTGCCTGGAGAGTGAAGTGCATGAGAAGCGTAAAGAGATGGGCATCAAGCGCGTTTATAAATTGGTAGATACCTGCGCGGCAGAGTTTGAAGCTAACACGCCTTACTACTACTCAACTTTCCAGGAAGAAAACGAGTCCATATCTTCTGATCGCAAGAAAATTGTGGTACTTGGTTCCGGACCAAATCGCATAGGACAAGGAATAGAATTTGACTATAGTTGTGTGCATGGTGTGTTAGCTGCCAAAGAATGTGGCTACGAAACGATCATGATCAATTGTAATCCTGAAACTGTCTCAACTGACTTTGATGTCGCGGATAAGCTGTATTTTGAGCCGGTTTTCTGGGAGCACATCTATGACATTATTCAACATGAAAAGCCTGAGGGGGTGATCGTACAGCTTGGAGGGCAAACTGCACTCAAATTAGCAGAAAAACTGGAGCGCTATGGTATCAAAATCTTAGGAACTAGCTTTGAAGCGCTGGACCTGGCCGAAGATAGAGGACGTTTTTCAAAACTGCTCAAAGAAAATGATATTCCTTATCCCCGCTTTGGTACCATCACTGATGCTGAATCTGCTCTTGAGCTATCCAAAGATATTGGCTTCCCTCTTCTGGTTCGTCCTTCTTACGTATTGGGTGGACAGAGCATGAAGATTGTAATCAATGAAAAAGAACTGGAAGAGCATGTGGTAGAAATTCTCAAAGACATGCCCGGTAATCAGATTCTTTTGGATCACTTTCTGGAAGGCGCTATTGAGGCTGAAGCCGATGCCATCTGTGACGGAGAAGAAGCATACATCATTGGTATCATGCAGCACATTGAGCCGGCCGGTATCCACTCTGGAGATTCATATGCTGTATTACCACCGTATAATTTGGGTGACTTGATTGTGCGGCAGATAGAAGTATATACCAAGAAGCTGGCCTTGGCTTTGGGAACTGTAGGGCTGATCAATATTCAGTTTGTAATCAAAGATGATCAAGTGTATGTAATAGAAGCTAACCCGCGTGCCTCACGTACGGTTCCTTTTATTTGTAAAGCATACCAGGAGCCTTATGTTAATTATGCTACCAAGCTTATGCTGGGAGAGAATAAGGTAAAAGACTTCACTTTCAATCCTGTGAAAAAGGGCTATGCTATTAAAGAGCCGGTTTTCTCTTTCAATAAATTTCCAAATGTAAACAAGGAACTGGGACCTGAAATGAAGTCTACCGGAGAAGCCATCTACTTTATTGATGACTTGATGGATGACTACTTCCTGAAGATTTACAGTGAGAGAAATCTATACTTGAGCAGATAA
- a CDS encoding peroxiredoxin family protein — MKDSKVRTNFTLLFLTGIVSIIVYVFWKEQAVYLLPTPKPANYQEVALGSKPTINLSQLNFNENRKPVFLHFYNPDCPCSRFNLTQFKEMVSQHQDSVDFYVILHQSDKSQREVESEFEVPVIRDDSGKIADAYGVYATPQALILNGSGTIYYRGNYNKARYCTSRDTRFAELALEALVNKQSLPQFVELASISYGCSLPSDKKLTSFFF; from the coding sequence ATGAAAGATTCAAAAGTAAGAACAAATTTCACTTTACTATTTTTAACAGGTATCGTTTCCATCATCGTATATGTCTTTTGGAAGGAACAGGCAGTTTACTTATTACCTACACCCAAACCTGCCAATTATCAGGAAGTTGCTTTAGGTTCCAAGCCTACAATTAATCTAAGTCAGCTTAACTTCAATGAAAATAGAAAACCAGTCTTTCTGCATTTCTATAATCCTGACTGCCCTTGTTCTCGCTTTAATCTGACACAGTTTAAAGAGATGGTAAGCCAGCATCAAGACTCAGTTGACTTCTATGTAATCTTACACCAGTCAGATAAATCTCAAAGGGAGGTGGAATCTGAGTTTGAGGTTCCGGTAATTCGTGACGATTCTGGGAAGATTGCCGATGCTTATGGTGTCTATGCTACTCCCCAGGCATTAATCTTAAATGGTAGTGGGACGATTTATTACAGAGGCAATTATAATAAAGCAAGGTATTGTACAAGCAGAGATACTCGCTTTGCAGAGTTGGCGCTTGAAGCATTAGTGAATAAGCAATCCCTGCCTCAGTTTGTAGAATTGGCAAGTATAAGTTATGGATGCTCACTGCCTTCTGACAAGAAATTAACATCTTTCTTTTTCTAA